The Prochlorococcus marinus str. MIT 9301 genome window below encodes:
- the rplE gene encoding 50S ribosomal protein L5, with product MTLKNRYKESIRPKLLKDLGLKNIHQVPKVVKVNVNRGLGEAASNSKALEASLNEMATITGQKALVTRAKKAIAGFKIREGMPIGCTVTLRGDRMYSFLERFINLALPRIRDFRGVNPKSFDGRGNYTVGVKEQLIFPEISFDKIDSIRGMDITIVTSARSDQEGKALLQELGMPFSKN from the coding sequence ATGACTCTAAAAAATCGCTACAAAGAATCAATTAGACCAAAACTTTTAAAAGACCTTGGTCTTAAAAATATTCATCAAGTACCTAAAGTTGTCAAAGTCAACGTTAACAGAGGTCTTGGTGAGGCAGCTTCAAATTCAAAAGCTTTAGAGGCTTCCTTGAATGAAATGGCAACAATTACAGGGCAAAAGGCACTAGTAACTAGGGCCAAAAAAGCTATCGCGGGTTTTAAAATTCGTGAGGGTATGCCAATTGGTTGTACTGTAACTTTGAGAGGTGACAGGATGTATTCCTTTTTAGAGAGATTTATAAATCTAGCTTTACCAAGAATAAGAGACTTTAGAGGAGTTAATCCAAAAAGTTTTGATGGGAGGGGGAATTACACCGTTGGAGTGAAAGAGCAATTAATTTTTCCTGAAATCTCTTTTGATAAAATAGATTCAATAAGAGGTATGGATATAACTATTGTCACTAGTGCGAGATCAGATCAAGAGGGTAAAGCTCTCTTGCAAGAGTTAGGAATGCCTTTTAGTAAGAATTAA
- the rplX gene encoding 50S ribosomal protein L24: protein MLDSLKQKKNFQRIKMRIKTGDLVKVINGKEKGKTGEVLKTIPLENRVVVKGINLRTKHVKPTQEGETGRILTEEASLHASNVMFFSKEKNLTSKIEYFIDKEGVKKRRLKKTGEVID from the coding sequence ATGTTGGATTCATTAAAACAAAAGAAGAATTTCCAAAGAATAAAAATGAGAATCAAAACTGGAGATTTAGTAAAAGTAATTAATGGCAAGGAAAAGGGGAAAACAGGAGAAGTTCTAAAAACTATTCCTCTTGAAAATAGAGTAGTAGTTAAGGGAATAAACCTTAGGACTAAACATGTAAAACCAACTCAGGAAGGGGAAACTGGGAGAATACTTACAGAGGAGGCATCTTTACATGCATCAAATGTAATGTTCTTCTCAAAGGAAAAAAATCTTACAAGTAAGATTGAATATTTTATTGATAAAGAGGGAGTTAAGAAAAGAAGACTGAAGAAGACTGGTGAAGTAATTGATTAA
- the rplN gene encoding 50S ribosomal protein L14, with product MIQQETYLTVADNSGAKRLQCIRVLGSNRRYAHVGDVIVATVKDALPNMGVKKSEVVKAVIVRTKATLRRNTGNSIRFDDNAAVLINEDKNPKGTRVFGPVARELRDKNYTKIVSLAPEVI from the coding sequence ATGATTCAACAAGAAACCTATTTAACAGTTGCTGATAATAGCGGAGCGAAAAGACTTCAATGTATTAGGGTCTTAGGTTCTAATAGAAGATACGCACATGTTGGGGATGTAATTGTAGCAACTGTTAAAGATGCTCTTCCGAATATGGGAGTTAAGAAATCTGAAGTTGTGAAAGCCGTCATCGTTAGAACAAAAGCAACATTAAGAAGAAATACTGGTAATTCAATCAGATTTGATGATAATGCTGCTGTTTTGATTAATGAGGATAAGAATCCAAAAGGTACTAGAGTTTTTGGTCCTGTAGCCAGAGAACTGCGGGATAAAAATTATACAAAAATTGTTTCTCTTGCTCCGGAGGTGATTTAA
- the rpsQ gene encoding 30S ribosomal protein S17: protein MALKERIGTVVSDKMDKTVVVAVINRYPHPTYKKIVSRTTRYKAHDPENTCVLGDRVKIRETRPLSAHKRWAIEEILNKTSQAKEVKK from the coding sequence ATGGCACTTAAAGAAAGAATTGGTACTGTTGTCAGCGACAAAATGGATAAAACAGTTGTTGTTGCTGTTATTAATAGATATCCACACCCCACTTATAAAAAAATTGTAAGTAGGACTACGAGATATAAGGCGCATGATCCAGAAAATACATGTGTTTTAGGTGATCGAGTTAAAATAAGAGAAACTAGACCGCTTAGCGCCCATAAAAGATGGGCAATTGAAGAGATTCTGAATAAAACAAGCCAGGCTAAGGAGGTTAAAAAATGA
- the rpmC gene encoding 50S ribosomal protein L29, with product MKNSESLKEFKKLNSDQITEKIGQLRKDLFELRFKQATRQLNETHKFKIIKKQVAQLLTLSKTQSASKTTSD from the coding sequence ATGAAAAACTCAGAGTCTCTTAAAGAATTTAAAAAATTAAATTCCGATCAAATTACTGAAAAGATTGGCCAATTAAGAAAAGATCTTTTTGAATTGAGATTCAAGCAAGCTACGAGACAGCTTAATGAAACTCATAAATTTAAAATCATCAAGAAACAAGTTGCGCAATTACTAACTCTTAGTAAGACTCAATCTGCTTCTAAAACTACTTCTGATTAA
- the rplP gene encoding 50S ribosomal protein L16 has protein sequence MLSPKRTKFRKQHRGRMRGVASKGNTIAFGQFALQAQDCGWVTARQIEASRRAMTRYIKRGGQIWIRIFPDKPVTMRPAETRMGSGKGNPEFWVAVVKPGRILFEMGGEDITEETAKEAMRLAQYKLPVKTKFISIDKNLEVSSQENTKNSKKSQEEVKQ, from the coding sequence ATGCTTAGTCCAAAACGTACTAAATTCCGTAAACAACACAGAGGCAGAATGAGAGGGGTAGCCTCAAAAGGTAATACTATTGCATTCGGTCAATTTGCTCTCCAAGCTCAAGACTGTGGTTGGGTCACTGCACGACAAATAGAGGCGAGTAGACGAGCTATGACAAGATATATCAAACGTGGTGGTCAAATCTGGATAAGAATATTTCCTGATAAACCTGTAACCATGAGACCTGCTGAAACTAGAATGGGTTCTGGTAAAGGTAATCCAGAGTTTTGGGTCGCAGTTGTAAAACCTGGAAGAATACTTTTTGAAATGGGGGGTGAGGATATCACTGAGGAAACTGCAAAGGAAGCTATGCGTCTGGCTCAATACAAACTTCCTGTAAAAACAAAATTTATCTCCATTGATAAAAATCTTGAAGTTTCCTCCCAAGAAAATACAAAAAATAGTAAAAAATCTCAAGAGGAGGTTAAACAATGA
- the rpsC gene encoding 30S ribosomal protein S3 gives MGHKIHPSGLRLGITQEHRSKWFATSKTYPILLQEDFKIRTFIQKKYGAAGISDVLIARKADQLELELKTARPGVIVGRQGSGIEELRSGIQKTIGDRTRQVRINVVEVERVDADAFLLAEYIAQQLEKRVAFRRTIRMALQRAQRAGVLGLKIQVGGRLNGAEIARTEWTREGRVPLHTLRAEIDYATREANTTYGVLGIKVWVFKGEVLPKEEQTIPVGASPKRKASRRPQQFEDRSNENS, from the coding sequence ATGGGACACAAAATACATCCTTCTGGACTGAGATTAGGCATTACACAAGAGCATCGCTCTAAGTGGTTTGCTACTTCTAAAACATATCCAATTCTTCTCCAAGAAGATTTTAAAATTCGTACTTTCATACAAAAAAAATATGGTGCAGCAGGAATTAGCGATGTTTTAATAGCTAGAAAAGCTGACCAACTGGAACTTGAATTAAAAACAGCAAGACCAGGAGTTATAGTTGGAAGACAAGGAAGTGGTATTGAAGAATTAAGATCTGGCATTCAAAAAACTATAGGAGATAGGACTAGGCAAGTCAGAATTAATGTTGTTGAAGTTGAACGCGTAGATGCAGATGCTTTTTTACTAGCAGAATATATTGCGCAACAACTAGAAAAAAGAGTCGCTTTTAGAAGAACTATAAGGATGGCCTTACAACGGGCTCAAAGGGCTGGAGTCTTAGGCCTCAAAATTCAAGTAGGTGGAAGGTTAAATGGTGCTGAAATAGCTAGAACAGAATGGACGAGAGAAGGTAGAGTACCCTTACATACTTTGAGAGCTGAAATTGATTATGCAACACGTGAAGCTAATACAACTTACGGAGTTCTAGGCATTAAAGTTTGGGTTTTCAAAGGTGAAGTTCTTCCTAAAGAAGAACAAACTATACCTGTGGGTGCGAGCCCTAAGAGGAAAGCAAGTAGAAGACCTCAGCAATTTGAGGATCGTTCAAATGAGAATTCATAG
- the rplV gene encoding 50S ribosomal protein L22, producing MTTTPETQKTAVAHGNYVRGSASKVRRVLDQIRGRSYRDALIMLEFMPYRSTDPITKVLRSAVANAEHNLGMDPSTLVISSAWANSGPVMKRYRPRAQGRAFSIKKQTCHISISVESAPTQTNAEVQN from the coding sequence ATGACAACAACACCTGAAACACAAAAAACAGCCGTTGCACATGGGAACTATGTTCGCGGATCAGCCTCTAAAGTGAGAAGAGTTTTGGATCAGATAAGGGGTAGGTCCTATAGAGATGCATTGATTATGTTGGAATTTATGCCTTACAGATCTACAGACCCTATTACTAAAGTTCTAAGATCTGCGGTTGCCAATGCAGAACATAACCTTGGAATGGATCCATCTACCTTAGTTATTTCCTCTGCATGGGCTAATAGTGGTCCTGTAATGAAAAGGTATAGGCCCAGAGCTCAAGGTCGAGCTTTTTCAATTAAAAAACAGACTTGCCATATAAGTATTTCTGTAGAATCTGCTCCTACCCAAACTAATGCGGAGGTACAAAACTAA
- the rpsS gene encoding 30S ribosomal protein S19: protein MGRSLKKGPFIADSLLKKVEKQNTDNDKSVIKTWSRSSTILPLMIGHTIAVHNGKTHIPVFITEQMIGHKLGEFAPTRTYRGHIRDKKGAKS from the coding sequence ATGGGACGCTCACTAAAAAAAGGACCTTTCATAGCAGATAGCTTGCTCAAAAAGGTAGAAAAACAAAATACTGATAATGATAAGTCTGTTATCAAAACTTGGTCGAGATCCTCTACGATTTTACCTTTAATGATCGGTCATACAATCGCTGTTCATAATGGCAAGACTCACATTCCAGTATTTATTACTGAACAAATGATTGGTCATAAACTCGGTGAATTTGCTCCTACACGCACTTACCGAGGTCATATAAGAGATAAGAAAGGAGCAAAATCATGA
- the rplB gene encoding 50S ribosomal protein L2 translates to MAIRKFKPYTPGTRQRVVTDFSEITSSKPERSLIVSKHRVKGRNNRGVITCRHRGGGHKRQYRLVDFRRDKRNINAKVAAIHYDPHRNARLALLFYEDGEKRYIIAPAGVKVGQNVISGESVPIEDGNAMPLSVMPLGSSVHCVELYAGRGAQMVRSAGASAQVMAKEGDYVALKLPSTEVRLVRKECYATLGEVGNSEIRNTSLGKAGRRRWLGRRPQVRGSVMNPCDHPHGGGEGKAPIGRAGPVTPWGKPALGLKTRKKNKPSNKLVVRRRRRISKRSRGGRDS, encoded by the coding sequence ATGGCAATCCGTAAATTTAAACCTTATACACCTGGTACTAGGCAGAGAGTGGTTACTGACTTTAGTGAAATAACAAGTTCAAAACCTGAAAGATCACTAATAGTTTCAAAACATAGGGTTAAAGGTAGGAATAATCGTGGAGTTATTACTTGTCGTCATCGTGGAGGTGGTCACAAAAGGCAATATAGATTAGTCGACTTTAGAAGAGATAAAAGAAACATTAACGCTAAAGTTGCAGCTATACATTACGATCCTCATAGAAATGCAAGATTAGCACTATTATTCTACGAAGATGGCGAAAAAAGATATATTATCGCTCCAGCAGGCGTAAAAGTCGGACAAAATGTCATATCTGGAGAAAGTGTTCCAATTGAAGATGGAAATGCAATGCCACTTTCTGTTATGCCATTAGGATCAAGTGTTCATTGTGTTGAGTTATATGCGGGTAGAGGTGCTCAGATGGTTAGATCCGCAGGAGCTAGTGCTCAAGTTATGGCAAAAGAGGGAGATTATGTTGCGTTAAAACTCCCATCTACCGAGGTAAGACTTGTAAGAAAGGAATGCTATGCAACTCTTGGAGAAGTTGGTAATTCTGAAATAAGAAATACTAGCTTAGGTAAAGCAGGAAGAAGAAGATGGCTTGGTAGAAGGCCCCAAGTAAGAGGTAGTGTAATGAACCCATGTGATCATCCACATGGAGGAGGAGAGGGAAAAGCACCAATTGGTAGAGCAGGCCCAGTTACTCCCTGGGGCAAACCAGCTCTTGGATTAAAGACACGTAAAAAGAACAAACCAAGTAATAAATTAGTAGTTCGAAGACGTCGTCGCATTTCTAAGAGGAGTAGAGGAGGAAGAGACTCTTGA
- a CDS encoding 50S ribosomal protein L23 — MSKLFNSRLADVIRKPVITEKATNALDFNQYTFEVDHRAAKPQIKAAIEALFSVKVIGVNTMNPPRRTRRVGKFSGKRSQVKKAIVRLAEGDKIQLFPES, encoded by the coding sequence ATGAGTAAATTATTCAATTCTCGTTTAGCAGATGTAATACGAAAGCCAGTTATTACTGAGAAAGCTACAAATGCACTAGATTTTAACCAATATACTTTTGAAGTTGATCATAGAGCGGCAAAACCACAAATAAAGGCAGCTATTGAAGCCTTGTTCAGTGTTAAAGTCATAGGAGTAAACACTATGAATCCTCCTAGGAGAACAAGAAGAGTCGGAAAATTTTCCGGTAAACGTTCTCAGGTCAAAAAGGCAATTGTACGTCTTGCCGAAGGAGACAAAATCCAACTATTTCCAGAATCTTAA
- the rplD gene encoding 50S ribosomal protein L4, whose translation MTTLETLKWDGKKSGKVSLDLAVAKKTSSADLIHRAVLRQLANKRQGTASTLTRSEVRGGGRKPYKQKGTGRARQGSIRTPLRPGGGIIFGPKPRSYNLDMNRKERRLALRTALMSRVSDIKAVEDFGSTLKQPKTSDIINGLARLGIQKTEKVLVILDSPSDIIKKSINNIEKVKLIAADQLNVFDILNANKLVIGQSAIDKIQEVYAS comes from the coding sequence ATGACAACACTTGAAACTCTTAAGTGGGATGGTAAAAAATCTGGCAAAGTTTCTCTTGATTTAGCAGTTGCTAAAAAAACTTCTTCTGCAGACCTAATACATAGAGCAGTCCTTAGGCAGCTAGCAAATAAAAGACAGGGGACAGCATCAACTTTGACAAGATCTGAAGTGCGCGGGGGCGGTAGAAAGCCATACAAACAAAAAGGTACAGGAAGAGCTCGTCAAGGTTCAATAAGGACACCCTTGAGACCAGGTGGCGGAATTATTTTTGGACCTAAGCCACGTTCTTACAATCTTGATATGAATCGTAAGGAGCGTAGATTAGCTCTTAGAACAGCACTTATGTCTAGAGTATCTGATATTAAGGCTGTTGAAGATTTTGGATCTACTCTAAAGCAGCCTAAAACAAGTGACATCATCAATGGCCTTGCTCGATTAGGTATACAAAAAACTGAAAAAGTTTTGGTTATTCTTGATAGTCCGTCCGATATTATAAAAAAATCCATTAATAATATTGAGAAAGTAAAATTAATCGCCGCTGATCAATTAAATGTATTTGATATTCTCAACGCAAATAAATTGGTAATAGGTCAATCAGCGATAGATAAAATTCAGGAGGTTTATGCATCATGA
- the rplC gene encoding 50S ribosomal protein L3: protein MSIGILGKKLGMSQLFDEKGNSVPVTLIEAGPCRITQLKTTALDGYTAVQIGYGLSKDKHISKPEKGHLLKSGEELLKHLKEYRVEETSSYEIGNQITVKNFEVGQKVDISGKSMGRGFAGYQKRHGFSRGPMSHGSKNHRAPGSTGAGTTPGRIYPGKRMAGRYGGKQITTKGLLVLKIDDQKNLLVVKGSVPGKPGSIINIKPNNIVGKKGGEKS, encoded by the coding sequence ATGTCTATAGGAATTTTAGGAAAGAAATTGGGCATGTCCCAACTTTTCGACGAAAAAGGTAATTCGGTGCCAGTTACTCTTATTGAGGCTGGTCCTTGCCGTATCACTCAATTGAAAACAACCGCTTTGGATGGTTATACTGCCGTTCAAATAGGTTATGGCTTGTCCAAAGATAAGCACATAAGTAAGCCTGAAAAGGGACATTTGTTGAAATCAGGTGAAGAACTTTTAAAGCATTTGAAAGAATATAGGGTTGAAGAAACTTCATCTTATGAAATCGGAAATCAAATAACTGTAAAAAACTTTGAGGTTGGTCAAAAAGTTGATATCAGTGGTAAATCTATGGGTAGAGGTTTTGCTGGTTACCAGAAAAGACATGGTTTTAGCAGAGGTCCAATGAGTCATGGTTCAAAAAATCATAGAGCACCTGGATCTACAGGTGCAGGAACAACTCCAGGCAGAATTTATCCTGGAAAAAGAATGGCAGGAAGATATGGAGGAAAACAAATTACTACTAAAGGTTTGTTAGTTCTAAAAATTGATGATCAGAAAAATTTGCTTGTAGTAAAGGGTTCTGTCCCAGGTAAACCAGGCTCAATAATAAATATTAAGCCAAATAATATTGTAGGCAAAAAAGGAGGTGAAAAATCATGA
- the ndhN gene encoding NAD(P)H-quinone oxidoreductase subunit N, producing the protein MPLLLTGKKFHNDLKTNKCLAIFAPLEGGYETRLLRRMRAKGFKTFITSARGLGDPEVFLLKLHGVRPPHLGHQSVGRNGALGEVQQVIPQASELFNENDKNKLLWLLEGQVLSQSELESLIEICTKDNKLTIVVEMGGSRKLEWKSLSNYILDEFEN; encoded by the coding sequence ATGCCATTACTTCTCACAGGGAAAAAATTTCATAACGATTTAAAAACTAACAAATGTCTTGCAATCTTTGCTCCTCTTGAAGGTGGTTATGAAACTCGTCTTTTGAGGAGAATGAGGGCCAAAGGCTTTAAAACTTTTATAACCTCAGCAAGAGGGCTTGGAGATCCAGAAGTCTTCTTACTCAAATTGCATGGAGTTAGACCACCGCACCTTGGTCATCAAAGCGTAGGAAGAAATGGAGCACTCGGGGAAGTTCAACAAGTTATCCCACAAGCTTCTGAGTTATTTAATGAAAATGATAAAAATAAATTACTTTGGTTATTAGAAGGTCAAGTACTTTCTCAATCTGAATTAGAGAGCTTAATAGAGATTTGCACTAAAGATAATAAACTAACGATAGTTGTTGAAATGGGGGGTTCAAGAAAACTTGAATGGAAGTCGTTAAGTAATTATATTTTAGATGAATTTGAAAATTAA
- a CDS encoding LdpA C-terminal domain-containing domain, producing the protein MIITKNKKDKWIKLICGASNEDIVAIEDLCAIYTAAGVDYIDVAAEESIVHAAKKGIEWAKKVFKNSPGLMISISDGNDIHFRKAKFDPLKCPPKCPRPCEKVCPTFAIDNSGIKKSKCYGCGRCLNSCPLNLISEYEYNLSKDDLGSTLQKIKPNAVEIHTEINRLDSFAKVVSIIKSSRKKLDKISISCGLNQSFKKSQEPEDLLKALWERYEILKKLDIPLIWQLDGRPMSGDLAPSTSRDAVELFEKIGSDLPPGLIQLAGGTNEKTHEFLNSNNLPDGIAFGSAARKIMQPLIEFAHKNNKKLYEYPERMALAIKKAKKFLEPWKSSSFK; encoded by the coding sequence TTGATTATAACTAAGAATAAAAAAGATAAATGGATTAAATTAATTTGTGGTGCAAGTAATGAAGATATTGTTGCCATAGAAGATTTATGTGCAATTTATACTGCTGCAGGTGTCGACTACATAGATGTTGCCGCAGAAGAATCTATAGTACACGCAGCAAAAAAAGGAATCGAGTGGGCAAAAAAAGTCTTTAAAAACTCCCCTGGATTAATGATAAGCATTAGTGATGGAAATGATATCCACTTTCGTAAAGCAAAATTTGATCCATTGAAATGTCCCCCTAAGTGTCCAAGACCGTGCGAAAAAGTATGCCCCACCTTTGCAATTGATAATTCTGGGATCAAAAAGAGTAAATGTTATGGATGTGGAAGATGTTTGAATAGCTGTCCCCTAAATCTAATTAGTGAATATGAATATAATTTGTCAAAAGATGATTTAGGATCAACACTTCAGAAAATAAAACCTAATGCAGTAGAAATTCATACAGAAATCAATCGCCTAGATTCTTTTGCAAAAGTTGTCAGTATCATTAAAAGTTCTAGAAAAAAATTAGACAAGATATCTATCAGTTGTGGATTAAATCAATCTTTCAAAAAATCACAAGAGCCCGAAGATCTTTTGAAAGCTCTTTGGGAAAGATATGAAATTCTTAAAAAACTTGATATTCCCCTTATTTGGCAGCTAGATGGAAGGCCAATGTCTGGAGATCTTGCTCCTTCAACGAGTAGAGATGCTGTAGAGTTGTTTGAAAAAATAGGTTCAGATCTTCCACCTGGATTAATTCAATTGGCAGGAGGAACAAATGAAAAAACTCATGAATTTTTGAATTCAAACAATCTTCCAGACGGAATAGCATTTGGAAGTGCTGCAAGAAAAATTATGCAGCCCCTTATTGAATTTGCTCACAAAAACAACAAAAAACTCTATGAATATCCTGAAAGAATGGCTTTAGCGATCAAAAAAGCTAAAAAATTTCTAGAGCCATGGAAATCGAGCTCATTCAAATAA
- a CDS encoding HAD family hydrolase codes for MSSQKIFLFDFDGVIVDGMQEYWHSSLLACERYLNSPYISVDQKLYKRVPNSFKEMRPLVKYGWEMILIAHEIIKSENQLKNDNKDDFINNYHQNCQRILNENSWIAEDLQKMLDQSRKYQIDKDFKSWVNLHNPFFEIINFMKKLRRKEIKTGVITTKGKIFAEKILKQLNIFPEYIFGYESGTKIKIAKKLTKTYEILGFIEDRKKTLIEIKKNSETSHIPCFLADWGYLKESDRYNLSNEIKLLKLDKLEELVAI; via the coding sequence GTGTCTTCTCAAAAAATATTTCTATTTGATTTCGATGGAGTAATAGTTGATGGAATGCAAGAATATTGGCATAGTTCCTTGCTGGCCTGTGAAAGATATCTAAATTCACCCTACATCTCTGTTGATCAAAAACTTTATAAAAGAGTACCAAATTCTTTTAAAGAAATGCGGCCTTTGGTTAAATATGGTTGGGAAATGATTCTAATTGCTCACGAAATTATAAAATCAGAAAATCAATTAAAAAATGATAATAAAGATGATTTCATTAATAATTATCATCAAAATTGCCAGAGGATATTAAATGAAAATTCCTGGATTGCCGAAGATTTACAAAAAATGTTAGATCAGTCGCGCAAGTACCAAATTGATAAAGATTTTAAATCGTGGGTAAATTTACATAATCCGTTTTTTGAAATTATAAATTTCATGAAAAAATTAAGGAGAAAAGAAATAAAAACAGGAGTCATAACAACAAAAGGAAAGATATTTGCAGAAAAAATCCTTAAACAATTAAATATTTTTCCAGAATATATTTTTGGTTATGAATCCGGAACTAAAATCAAAATAGCTAAAAAGCTTACAAAAACTTATGAAATTTTAGGCTTTATAGAAGATAGAAAAAAGACTCTAATAGAAATTAAAAAAAATTCAGAAACTTCTCACATTCCATGCTTCCTAGCTGATTGGGGATATTTGAAAGAATCAGATAGATACAATTTAAGTAATGAAATCAAATTATTAAAGTTAGACAAGCTTGAGGAATTAGTTGCAATTTAA
- the recA gene encoding recombinase RecA: MSLEEKKTTESKEKDKALSLVLGQIERNFGRGSIMRLGDASRMKVETISTGALTLDLALGGGYPKGRVVEVYGPESSGKTTLTLHAIAEVQKNGGVAAFVDAEHALDPVYAASLGVDVENLLVSQPDTGEMALEIVDQLIRSSAVDLVVVDSVAALTPRAEIEGEMGDHVIGSQARLMSQAMRKITGNIGKSGCTVIFLNQLRLKIGVTYGNPETTTGGNALKFYASVRLDIRRIQTLKRGTEEYGIRAKVKVAKNKVAPPFRIAEFDILFGKGISTTGCLLDLAEETNIIIRRGAWYSYEGENIGQGRDNTIIWLDQNLEIRNKVESMVKEKLTEGTEVSSNSMKALNSNPANTIAVNDIKTVA, from the coding sequence ATGAGCCTTGAAGAAAAGAAAACAACTGAATCAAAAGAAAAAGACAAGGCATTAAGTCTTGTCTTAGGTCAAATAGAAAGAAATTTCGGAAGAGGATCAATAATGAGACTTGGTGACGCCTCAAGAATGAAAGTTGAAACAATATCTACTGGAGCGCTGACCTTAGATTTAGCATTAGGAGGAGGATATCCAAAAGGAAGAGTAGTAGAAGTTTACGGACCAGAAAGTTCAGGAAAAACTACATTAACACTTCACGCGATTGCGGAAGTCCAAAAGAATGGAGGAGTAGCTGCATTTGTAGATGCTGAGCATGCACTCGATCCAGTTTATGCAGCCTCTCTAGGAGTTGATGTTGAAAATTTGTTAGTTTCACAACCAGATACTGGTGAAATGGCTCTAGAAATAGTTGACCAACTTATAAGATCAAGTGCAGTAGATCTTGTTGTTGTTGACTCGGTCGCTGCACTAACCCCAAGAGCCGAGATAGAAGGAGAAATGGGAGATCACGTAATTGGAAGCCAAGCAAGGCTAATGAGTCAAGCAATGAGGAAAATAACAGGGAATATTGGCAAATCTGGTTGTACGGTAATATTCCTGAATCAATTACGCCTAAAAATTGGAGTTACGTACGGCAATCCAGAAACAACCACAGGAGGTAATGCATTAAAATTTTATGCCTCAGTGAGACTTGATATCAGAAGAATTCAAACTCTTAAAAGAGGTACTGAAGAATATGGTATAAGAGCAAAAGTGAAAGTAGCAAAAAACAAAGTTGCACCACCATTTAGAATTGCAGAGTTTGATATTCTCTTCGGAAAAGGTATTAGTACAACAGGATGTTTATTAGATTTAGCAGAAGAAACTAATATCATAATAAGGAGAGGTGCTTGGTATAGTTATGAAGGAGAAAATATTGGACAAGGGAGAGATAACACAATTATTTGGCTTGATCAAAACTTAGAAATTAGGAATAAAGTAGAATCCATGGTTAAGGAGAAATTAACAGAAGGGACTGAAGTAAGTTCTAATTCAATGAAAGCATTAAATAGTAATCCAGCTAATACAATCGCTGTTAATGATATAAAAACAGTAGCTTAG
- a CDS encoding DUF2839 domain-containing protein, with amino-acid sequence MGEAKRRKTLGLPPKKNNTKTKFDDSPRLFEWLPFTINQRDNLIKLSIKASWFGIGGLVILWIVVRFIGPAAGWWTLADSL; translated from the coding sequence ATGGGAGAAGCAAAAAGACGCAAAACACTTGGTTTACCTCCAAAAAAAAATAATACTAAAACTAAATTTGATGATTCTCCAAGATTATTTGAATGGCTACCTTTTACAATCAATCAAAGAGATAACCTAATTAAATTAAGTATTAAGGCCAGTTGGTTTGGGATCGGAGGGTTAGTAATCTTATGGATTGTCGTGAGATTTATAGGCCCTGCTGCTGGGTGGTGGACTTTAGCTGATTCTTTATAA